Below is a genomic region from Sneathia vaginalis.
TTCTTTTCATACTTACTTACTTCATACAAAATAGTTAAATATTCTGTTATTCTTGTTACCATGCGACTTGAAATATCTTTCGATGTAAAATCAACTTTCTTTTCCATAAAAAACATCTCCTAGTAAAACTTTTCTACCATTTACTATATCTGCACCTGATTGTATTTTTTTACCTTCAAATTTTACACTTTTTAATCTTACAGCCCCATTCAAGCATTTTACAATAGGACCTTTTTTAGTTATTTCAACTACTTGTCCCATTTTACCTTCATATTCTTTGTCTATTTTTTCAACCTCATATACTTTTATATGTTCACTACCCTTTAATATATATGCTGTTGGTGTTGGATTAAATGCTCTTACCTTGTTGTATATTTGTTCTTTTGTTAAATTGAAATCTAAAAGGCAATCAGATTTTTTAATTAAACTAACAACTACAGCCTTTGCATCATCTTGTTTAGTTCTTGTAATTGTACCTGACAAAATCTTTTTAATTGTTTTGTCTAATAAGCCATAAGACATATTAGATAATTTTTCAGTTAATGTAGCTAAATTATCTTTTTCATCTATATCAACTTCTTCTACTTCTAATATATCTCCTGTATCTAATCCTTCATCTATTAACATTATTGTTAACCCTGTCTTTTTATCACCATTTAAAAGTGCATGATGTATTGGTGATGATCCTCTATATTTTGGCAGAATTGATGAATGGACATTTATTATACCATATTTTGGTAAATCTATTAATCTTTTTGGTATAATTTTACCATAAGCTGCGACTACTATCAATTCTGGGTCAAAACTTTTTATATATTCATAAGTTTCATCATTTTTCAAACTTTTTGGTTGTAAATATTCTATATTATGCTCTATTGCAAATTCTTTTACTGGCGAATAATTTATCTTATTCCCCCTAGAATTTATCTTATCTTCTTTAGTAACGACAAGACGCAAATCTGTATTTTCATATAGATATCTTAAAGATTCCAAACTAAATTCTGGTGTCCCCATAAATATTGTTCTTATCACTACTATCCCTCCTTAGAATTCTCTTGGTTTTGAATGTCTTTTTATATTTTCCAATCTCTTTCTTATTAGACTCTTGTTTATTGGTGACAAACGGTCTATAAACATCATACCATTTATATGGTCTGTTTCATGTTGGAAAGCTTTTGCCCATAATCCTTCCATAACTTCTTCAACAACATTACCATTTTCATCTAAATATCTAACCTTTATCTTATTAGGTCTTGCAACTCTTTTAAATATACCTGGTATAGATAAACATCCTTCTTCCATTTCAACATTGTCGTCTAATACTTCTAAGATTTCTGGATTTATACATTTTTTTACTATTTCATCTATTTCCAATACAAAGTATCTTCTATCTATATCAACTTGATTAGATGCTAAACCTACACCATTTGCAAGTCTCATAGTTTCAACCATTTCATCTAAAGTTTTTCTTAATTCATCATTAATCTCTTCTTTTTCTAATGGTGTTGACTTTGTTCTTAAAATTTTTGCTTCATAAACTTGTATATTCACTTCTTTTCCTTTCTATAGCATATTATTTGGATCTACATCTACTAATATCCTTGTAACTATCCTATTTCTATTTTCTATTAATTTTCTAATAATTTTCTTTATTACCTTATCATTTTTTCTGTCATATAGTATGTTTATATTAACTCTATATCTTTTACTTGCCTTATATACCATACACTTTGCCACAGGATATATTTTAGCATAAGTCCCTAGTTTATTCAAAATATATTGATAACAACTACTAGCTATTTTATTAAGTCTATTTTCATTTGTATCGGTAAATAATATTTTTATGTGTTTCTTATATGGTGGATAACCCAATTTTTC
It encodes:
- the fmt gene encoding methionyl-tRNA formyltransferase, coding for MIRTIFMGTPEFSLESLRYLYENTDLRLVVTKEDKINSRGNKINYSPVKEFAIEHNIEYLQPKSLKNDETYEYIKSFDPELIVVAAYGKIIPKRLIDLPKYGIINVHSSILPKYRGSSPIHHALLNGDKKTGLTIMLIDEGLDTGDILEVEEVDIDEKDNLATLTEKLSNMSYGLLDKTIKKILSGTITRTKQDDAKAVVVSLIKKSDCLLDFNLTKEQIYNKVRAFNPTPTAYILKGSEHIKVYEVEKIDKEYEGKMGQVVEITKKGPIVKCLNGAVRLKSVKFEGKKIQSGADIVNGRKVLLGDVFYGKES
- the def gene encoding peptide deformylase, whose amino-acid sequence is MNIQVYEAKILRTKSTPLEKEEINDELRKTLDEMVETMRLANGVGLASNQVDIDRRYFVLEIDEIVKKCINPEILEVLDDNVEMEEGCLSIPGIFKRVARPNKIKVRYLDENGNVVEEVMEGLWAKAFQHETDHINGMMFIDRLSPINKSLIRKRLENIKRHSKPREF